DNA sequence from the Poecile atricapillus isolate bPoeAtr1 chromosome 12, bPoeAtr1.hap1, whole genome shotgun sequence genome:
TCATCCCaggccccacagcagctccaaggggaCAGGAACTGGGCCAAGGGGGGATTTCTGCAGGACCTCAGTGACACATGGCATCAAGTTTCTCCTCATTCCAAGGTCAAGTGCTGAAGGAAAAGGCTGGATCACAGCTACCTCATCCGGGTTTGGGATGATGTTTGTGTGAGAAACATCTGGAGCAGGCatcaatattttattctttttttctgggggcaggaggtgccagaaaaagcaggaagagtTTTCCAGAAGGTGGGATGAAGGTGCTGAGCCTGATCCCCAAACCTCCCTGCTTGGAGTGGAAGGAGCCAGAGCAGCCACCAAGCCCAGGCTCCCAAAAAGGCCTGGGATCTGCTTTGGGAAGGGACAAAGGACACAACGGGGCCATcggagcaggcagggcaggtgctctggcacagccacccgtgtttgtcacaggctgtcACTCAACGAGCACAGTGGCACCTTGGCCACAGCAAAAGGACCAGGCTGATTCCCAAAGAGCCCCCCAATCCATGCACTTCAGGAAAAGGGATCTGAAGCGGGAGAAGAGCAGAACTTTACCCCAACCCCACTGGGTCACTACCCCAGGaggctccagcccagccaggattTGGCTCCTGACAGCTCCGGCCACttgtccctcccagccctttgTCACCTGCCCCCCACCCCACATTCCCCCTTTGACATCACCCCAATTCCAGTGCTGCCGTTTCATCCCTGAGGAAACCCAGAGGCAACCCCTGTCACCATGGCAATGAGGCAGCATTCCTGCCCAcatctggagctgcagcctctcctgaagcccttcccactgGGATGGGATATTCCAGAGGCTTCAACACCCGGATCACCTCGctcccagggcagggtgggagTGTGGGAAGCTGTGACATTCCCAGCAGGGTCTGATCCCAGCTCCTTGGGGGAACAGCGGTTGTGTCCGCGATTCCCACTCCACGTATTCCACACCTGCATCCCGGCAAACACAACCTCAGCCAGGCACCCAGCCCATTCGAGGCTCCCGTTGGGAACAGCCCCTCTCCCACGGGGATGATTCCCACTGGAATCCCCCCAGCCCGAGGCACGGCAGCTGCCGGGTGGGCGGTGCGAGACGCGGCTGTTGAAttccaggatggagcagggctgggagctttTGTGTGGAGCCCCCAGGTTCTCCAGCCCTTTTAGCTCCTCTTTCCCACTCCTCCGACTCGTCCCGGTGGATTTCTCCCCTCCCAGCGGCTGTgtgggcagggatgcagggaagaGCCAGGCACGGAGGCACCACACCCTTTTTTACACAGTAATTTGATgcagcaagagagaaaaaagggagggagaTGCTGCCAAGCGATTCCCAGTGAAACTCTGGAACGCCTTTCAgccaaatcccccccaaaaccaccaacaTGCAGCTCCTacagctctgcttcccaaagctgCCCCGGGACTTGGGAGAAAGCAAACCCACTTTGCAAAGCTCTCGGATCTGAAACCCCTGGTagcaaaaatttatttccatgACTGAAGACGAGGAGAAATTTATAAACTTATTCTAGCAACCCTCCAAGGATACAGTAAACATCCCATCACCCGGAGCCACGAATCCACGAGGGCTCTGCCACACCCCCTGCGGCCACATCACCTGTCCTGCCTCCTTCCCGACCCTCCCGTGCCAGGGAAATTCCGGGAAGGTCCACAGCAGATCCAGCTCTAGTGTCCAATGTgataaggagaaaaaacaagcaGCACACTCATTTCAAAGCCCAACAAAGACATGGACAGTGTTAGATTCTCCTAAAAAGAAGTAGTCCCGAtctgttttttctccccccaaagCCCCAGTGCCTGGGATCAGCGCATGAGCAGGCTGTGCTTTGGTCCATCCACCCTCTCCAGCTTCTCAAAGTGTTTCCTGGCGTTCCGGATGTTGATCAGCGTGGCTGCGGAAGCTGCGAAGGAAAAGGGACAGGGGAGataaaaagaagttaaaaaggGTGAGAACCACCACGTCCTCAGGGCTGCCTGGCCTCAACAGCTCTGTCTGCAGGGTCTGGGTgcaccctgctgctcccaaacCAGGCAAAATCCACagtgggatgggctgggaaaaatTTAGGGTGGGAAAGGCTGGGTAAAATTTAATGTGGGATGGTCTGGGTAGAATTCAGTGGGGGAAGATCTGGGAAATATTTGATCTGGGCAAAATTAAATGTGGGAAGGCCTGAGTAAAACTGAATGTGGGATGGTCTGGGTAAAACTCAGTGTGGGATAGTCAGGGCAAAATTTGATCTGGGAAGGTCTGGGCAAAATTTGATGTGGGATGGTCTGGGCAAGATGTAATTGGGATGGGTAAAAATTAAACATGGGAAGGTCTGGGAAAAATTCAGCATGGAATGGTCTGGGCAGAATTTACTGTGGGAAGGTCTGGGCAAATGTGATGTGGGTAGGTCTGGGCTGTTGCTGATCCCAGAAGAACATGAGGAAAAGCCTCTCCCAGGATGAGCTGctcatcccagagctgctccccagcccagcaATGCCCAGGATCCCTAATTCCCAAAGTGAGGAGGGCAGGGAAACCACAGCAGCAGGCCCTGGGCAGTGTCCCTGGAGCCcctgagctcccagcagcaATTCCAGGAGCTGTGTAAAcagggatctgctcccaggggctgcgggctggcactgctgcagctcctccttggGATAAATAGATGCTGCTAAAATTAGAGCCTGTCCACCCGAGACAGCCCAGGCAGCCAGAGCACACCCAAACATgagccagctctgcttcctccccAAAAACCAGCGGGGCTGCCAGCTCCCAACTGCCCAAAATAGGTTTTAGGCACGACCTGCTCATCCAGGTCTGGTTTGGTGGCTccctgtgacagcagcagcagctcagctgtgccacCACCTCTGCTGGGTCCTGCTTACCCCCACAACCCCTCTCTCTTAATAACTTCCTGTAACTAAAAACTCATTTTCCAAGAGAAATATGGTCTAAGCTGGactaatttcactttttttgaggtttttctggtttgttttttgtcccAAGCAGGTTTCTCTTGGCTCTGACTCACGTATGGAGGGGTCTGACATGACCACCATCACGTAGGTGTTGGAGGTGAAGATGTCAATGAAAGCAGCAAAGTTGGAGTTCCTGACCTCCATGCTCTGGAAAGAGGCTGCCAGCTTactgaaaaataaggaaataaagagggaaaaaaagagtgaatGAAGAGCTTTTGTGCCCACATGGCCAAAATCCCTGATCTGAGCTGTTGGGAACAAGGAGGAGCTGGAATTCCCACTTAGCAAGGTGTGGTTACAGCAGGGCTTTGGCTGGGCTTGGTTTTAAAGGCAAAATTCCTCAGCTTTGGGCCAAATGAGATCAATATCAGCTGATTAAATTGTGCATTAAATGAAGGAAATTCCAGACACAACCCCCCTGACCAGGCCTGCTCCCTGTGGATACCAGGGCTCAGCCATTCCATTCCCAGCTGGACACTCTGTTTGAGCAGCAGAAATAAGCATAAAATGGGAATACCTGAAGACATCTGAACATCTGTAACCCCCCTGAGAAACTTCTCCATCCTATCCAGCTCCACACACCCTCAGGATTAACCTGACTGTggagcctggggctgtgcaAAGCCAAGCTTCCCacttttccactgaaaataGGGATAAACAGTGTCTGCAAGCCCTGTcctccccagccagccctgagGGGATGAGCAGAGCTCTCCAGCTGCCATTCCCAGTTTCCAAGAGAAACACTTTTGATCAGTTCAGCCCAGGAATTCCTCTGATCCAGGAGAAAAAGGCCTGGAATAAAACAGCACCAAACCTCTCCTGCCAGGAGCAAAGGAGGAGTTAAATTAACATTTAActgtttgttttccagcagtATTCCATCCTGGCATTCCAGCTGCCAAGGAGTCAaactgggatgctctgggaaaagctggaataGCCCTGATCTCCCCAGTGCTGATGAGAGCAGCTCACCTGCAGCTCAGCTTGAACTGTTTGATGATGTTGCTGATCTTCTCAAACCTGTGCACGTCCCGCTGCTCCTTGCACTGATAGTGGGAAATCACCTGGAGAAGGGGCACAGCCAGTCAGGGattccagcccagctctcccacaGCAATTCTGGGAAtgcctggggagcagggaaaggattCCCTTTGCCTTGGGCTGGCTGGATCATGGGAGGTGGTTACAGCAGCTCTTGTGGGGCTTTGAGGAGCTCAGTGGCAGGGTCAGCACACAAAGGATGGCACAGATCTGGCCAGGTGAGGGCTGAGAGCTTCACCTCAGCAGCAATTTCAATCCTGATGCAAAAGTAGGgtggaaacacaggaaaaaaatgtgtccATCACCTCAGGAATGTGCTGAGTGCTGTGATAGATTTTCCCTCCTAAGGTGCTGCTGGGATATTCCCCATCCTGCACAGGCAGTGATCCCAAAGCCAAATCAAGCTGTTCCTCCCCAGGAAGAGCAGCTCAAAGGCAGCTGATTCCTTGGGAATTCCTCCTCCATGACTCCAGTCAGAGCAGAGGGAGCTCAGAGCAgttccctcttcttcctccccagagatccaggagcagccctgagTGCCTGGATGCCAACACCCAGAGCACCTGAAGGGTTTCAGAATCCTTGAGAACATCTCCATAAACATTCCCACCCTGGTGGCCCCAGGCCTTTCTTCCTCAGCCACATTTCCTGCCCAAACAGCTCCATCCCCACAGCAAAGCTGACAGGAATATCTCCAAAACCTTAGgccagctgctctgagctcttCACAATTCCCAAATCAGCTCCCTCTGGATGTGACAGGAGGGATGTGAAACTGCTCTATTCAGGGAGCCacattttacagattttttagggacttttttcccccctcttttttcccttaacCACCTTAAACCCATCACTTTTTAAACTTGCCCAATTATTCCCACAAGCACAGTTTTAGCCACATTCAAAATGTGCAATTCCCAGTGTTCAATTTCCTTCCTAAACTTCCCAGATGAGGTTTTCTCAGTACAGTTTAAACAGAATTTCAGAATAAGGTTTTCAGAGTAAGATTTCCCAAAGAGATTTTCACAGGAAGATTTCCCTTCAGGAGAAGAGAGTCCTGGGAATGtttaaatataggaaaaaaagaaaaaagagaagagtttTTTAAGAAGTCACCATTGCACTTAAATTAAGCACAGAATTTTTGTAGCAAAGATCATTTCTTTCAGTTAGAAATGTCCTTGTAACAATCACACTGTCACACACCCCAAGGTGGAACTATTTATTATCTCCAAAAGGTCAAAAAGCAGAACTTGCCAGGCATGGCAAGTGTTTGTTTCTGAtagtttaaggaggaagaaaagtcatggctcctttcccaaattccctccatCATTTCCAAATCACCAGCAAGGAAAACActccaaaaaaattcaaatatttcctTCAGCTCAGCAAGAGTTTGGTGCAAAGTGTgaagagcccagcccagcaatCAGGAATATGGACAAGCACCAAGAGTGCTTTTATCCAGCACCTTGGctgagggactgggagcacaaGGACCTGGAAAAGCATCACAATCCCATGGCTGATTCTCCATCCATGCTCTGGCTTTGCAGAACATCAAAAATCAAGAGAAATCAGGTCCAGCTCAAATACCCCAGCAGAAGGAAGTGAAAAGTTTGGTTTTGAAGCTCCAAAAGGTTTCTGCTCTGTGCAGAGAGGGATTCTCAGGGCAATCCCATCACGATGGGGACATGAAACACTCCCAGAGCCTGCAAGAGGAAACCCCAACCAAAcctcagcagctcagctgctgcacaggggaattttgggatggtcCTGTGGTCCACAGGGTCCCAGTGGCTGCTTTCAGAATCCCAAAACCTGGATCAGGACATTATGCACTGGGGCTGGCACCTCCCAACTTCCATGGAATCACAAAATGGGTTGGCTTGaaggacctcaaagctcatccagttccaacctgacacctccccctgtcccaggctgctccagccccaatatccaacctggccttgggcactgccagggatccaggggcagccccagctgctctgggcacctgtgccagggcctgcccaccctgccagggaacaattcctgccccatatcccatccagccctgtcctctggcactgggagccattccctgtgtcctgtccctccatcccttgtccccagtccctctccagctctcctggagccccttcaggctctgcaaggggctctgagctctccctggatccttctcctctccaggtgaacattcccagctctcccagcctggctccagagcagaggggagggTAAGGGAGGCTCCATCCAGGGAATCCATCCCAGGAACTCACCAGGAACGTGGCtctctcaaacagcagcacctCATCTGCCTCGATGATCTGAGCAAAGTTCCTCAGGttcatctccagctgctgcacgTTGGGGATCAGCTGATAGACAATGCTGGACCAGGCCTGGAGACACACAAAGGTCCCATCAGCTCCTCTCCTCCTCAGCCTCTCgtgggaaatgtgcccccagaGGGATTTTTGGCCCTTGTGGGTGCAGacagcctgggcagggctgaaaagcttctcccagctcccagagggAGCCCAGATCTGAGGAGGCCCTTCCCTGGCTCCAGTTCTGCTCCAGCAGGCAGAGGATCTACAGCTCTGCTGAACGGACTGAAATCATCCCTGGTTTAAGTTGGGGATGCTTCTGTCTCCTTCTCCCACACAAGTTTCCAGAGATTTTTAATCCTCAGCAAGGTCAGCACGCAGATGGACACTTGGCAGCTCATCCCTGATCCCAACAAAGTTCCACCTTATCCCAACGGGCCAGGAACAAGCCCAGGAGGGACTGGGGGTGCTGGGATCAACATCTGTGCTCATCCACACTCGGATTTTCCAAGCCCAGCTGCTGACCCAGGTGTGGGGCAGTGCCCAACCTCACCCTTCCCAAGAGCCAggggaatatttgggatgaCAGGGGAATATTTCTGTCTGACAAGTTCCTGATATTTACCACACGCTCCTAACTTTTTAAAGTTAATTAATTAAACCCAGGGTTAATTTGGGTTGAACTGACAGcctgcagaagcagctgctgcagagctgatcACACCAGCAGCATCAACAGGgatcctcctcctgctcttgcTCCAAGTGGGAAGGCAGATGTGGAGAGGGAGCTGCACCAACCTTGTAGAGTGTCTCATCCCAGATGGAAGTTCTAAAACAAACACATTCCAAGGGCCGGGAAAGGCGCTTCAAGTCTTCCTCGCGCTCCTTAAAAATCTGGGAAACAAAAGAGAGTTTAGGGATTGAGTGTAAATGTTCCTGCCTGCGCTCTGGATTGCTGTTTGGATTTATGGGATGGATCTCTGGGATACAGCAGGGGACTGGCCAGGAACcctcccagggagcagcagggccagggatgTCCTGCTGCAGAATCCCAAAactgtttgggttggaaggagccaaggtgtgctgggagctctggAACCAGACAAGAGATCAAAAATCACCACTGCTGTTCTCTGCCAGATTCTAGGATGACACACTtaaagaaaggcaggaaaagctcTGGGAACACCTGAGAAAGCCCTTGAGGAACAGCCCCGAGGGGCTGCCTTTGAGCTGTGACCCACGTGGCACAAGGAACATTTCCACGGCCACTTCCAGCTCCTCACCAGATCCCGCTGGTCCTCCTGCACCAAGTCCATCTTGTGCACCAGGCAGAAGATCTTGGCATCGGGAGAGTTCTGGAGAATGGCCTCCAGGCAGGACTGGTAGTAGTGCatgtccttctccagctccctgctctccaCGTCGAACACGTAGATCAGCACCTCCACGTTGCGGAAGATGTTGTCCCTCTGGCTGGTGAAGTAGTTCTCCATGAAGGTGTCCTggctgagggagcagagcaggagactCCCTTTaaagcagctcctgcctttgGGGGAAAGGCCTCCTGCCAGGAGGGCAAGGCTGGGATTTGGAACTGCAGCTCCCACTCTGGAGCATTCCCAAGGAAATTCCCACTGAGCGTTCCCAAGGAAAGCTGGATGCTCCTGGAGAGCATCAGCCCCCCCACTCCCACAGGAAGCTGAAGCTTCCCTcgtgtcctgctgctcctggctggctcTAAGGAGCTGTTTGTGaaaccccacagcagcaggaacgGGTGGGACATGACCCAAAGCATCAGTTCAGCCTTAAATCCCGGGATTTAGATCTCCTTTAACACTGGCTGAACATGGCTGAGATGATCCAGAGGCCATGGAGCTGAGGAGGGGACAGCATTCCTTGGAAaaagctgctcccaggagcCACAGGATCAACCTCCAGCATGGCCTCTCTGCACAAATCCCAcctggatggagctggagatgagcagctccagcacctcaggACAGCAGGAGAAGGGGCATTCCCTCATTCCAGGGGGAGGAGAATCCACTCTGTTCCATCCCTGactcccctcagcctcccccagaggttggaaaaggccaGGAATAATCAGTACCTACCCTCCACAGTCCCACAGGTTCAACACCAGGTTTCCCAGGAATCTAACGTGGGAATGCTCCACATCAACTGCAAAGAGACAGCAGGAGCTCACTGACTGCACCACACACCTGGGGCAGAGCTTGGGCAGCCAAAAATCACGGAAATCAGgacaaaatcatggaatggtttggcttggaagggattAAAGCCCTCATTCCAGCCTCTGCcaccttccactctcccagggtgctccaagccccgtccagcctggccctggacacttccagggatgggcattCCTCACAAAGCAGCCCCAGTTTGTAAAATCCCAGCAAAACAGCATTTCCCAGAGGAATTCAGGCCTCCCTGGCCACTGCTCTCCTGAGAAGTGCAGCAAGTGTTTCCCTTCAATCACACACTCCCTGGGATATCGTAGGAATGACTCTGCAGGGCTTTAAGCCATCCTTAAAAACAGAAACCAGGGACACTGAGAATGTAAACTTCAGGAAGAGCCAAATTTATGGCAAAGAGGAAATTTACACCAATCCCTGACATTAAATCCTCACAGGCCCTTCCCAGTGAGAAGCACCAGATCCCAACAACTCATCCCCCTC
Encoded proteins:
- the LOC131583658 gene encoding ras-related GTP-binding protein A → MPSTAMKKKVLLMGKSGSGKTSMRSIIFANYIARDTRRLGATIDVEHSHVRFLGNLVLNLWDCGGQDTFMENYFTSQRDNIFRNVEVLIYVFDVESRELEKDMHYYQSCLEAILQNSPDAKIFCLVHKMDLVQEDQRDLIFKEREEDLKRLSRPLECVCFRTSIWDETLYKAWSSIVYQLIPNVQQLEMNLRNFAQIIEADEVLLFERATFLVISHYQCKEQRDVHRFEKISNIIKQFKLSCSKLAASFQSMEVRNSNFAAFIDIFTSNTYVMVVMSDPSIPSAATLINIRNARKHFEKLERVDGPKHSLLMR